A DNA window from Rhodococcus sp. Z13 contains the following coding sequences:
- a CDS encoding SPW repeat protein produces MHTHPDIVEMRERYDRMAEQPTAQLTDGLMMVAGLYAAASAWIIGFADQMPLVMSNLICGVAIAVLGMALGSAYGRTHGLAFVAPLLGLWLIVSPWLVSGVTTTTSMIWSHIIAGAVVCVLGLLTTMMGTDRLNRTR; encoded by the coding sequence ATGCACACCCACCCGGATATCGTCGAGATGCGCGAACGCTACGACCGGATGGCAGAGCAGCCGACCGCTCAGCTGACCGACGGTCTGATGATGGTGGCAGGTCTGTACGCCGCCGCGTCCGCGTGGATCATCGGCTTCGCCGATCAGATGCCTCTCGTGATGTCCAACCTGATCTGTGGGGTCGCAATCGCCGTGCTGGGCATGGCGTTGGGATCCGCCTACGGCCGTACCCACGGTCTGGCATTCGTCGCTCCGCTGCTCGGCCTCTGGCTGATCGTCTCGCCGTGGTTGGTCAGCGGCGTCACCACGACCACCTCCATGATCTGGTCGCACATCATCGCCGGCGCGGTCGTGTGCGTGCTGGGTCTGCTCACGACCATGATGGGAACCGATCGCCTGAACCGCACCCGCTGA